A DNA window from Porites lutea chromosome 6, jaPorLute2.1, whole genome shotgun sequence contains the following coding sequences:
- the LOC140941160 gene encoding uncharacterized protein, translating to MPKHQRKFNDRWLDEIDGNGHKLRLWCSKGKTDTTAYCFVCKKTIQCGNAGFAQVLQHSEKSKTHIRLANIACSDSQTKIAFKTIHNSSSIESQASSEVSEIIPVPVRNICVTSKKDDTTKAEIIWAAKTANDNYSFRSSDGIGDTFRAMFSNPETLETFSMSRTKLSYVIGHGFGPVFKEELISDVRASQSPFSLQYDETTQCQVKKQMELHIRYWSPVHNEVWIRYYTSQFFGHAEGATVASAIMSTFRSDDVPLTQLLTLGSDGPNVNKTIWREMEQKIREVYPGFQGLVDVGTCNIHIVHNSFGKGLDKYGKDAEQFVIDLHSLFKYSAARREDFRKLQLNLDVELKLFIEHSSLRWLSIGPAVRRILEQWEAIVQFVKFLESDPKKIPQSAAFKRVQATVKRAEILVQLKFIASTVTLFEAFILNFQNDEPKIHIIYEQMADLMKKFLLRFMKGEKVEAIRAHQLSTLDLARHSQLSDGDLVIGEPTRQELNKLKEDQQKAQLLGIRAFFTAVAAFLQTRLPFENKLLRFLSCLNPDRRSDASLRAIEFVASKLRTPAADIASVSDEWRLYIHDEEIRKPEKGTRVDHYWRDIFQLQTANGNLRYPLLTTIVKAALVLPRGNSDVERGISVNSRMLTSERNKLSEETINGLRNTKDMVKFSDPQSHRPERVPVTKKLLSSVRSAHAAYRQKCEKEKEENERRRKEKEKEEAEIARRQKEMDALKAKNASLLEKETALNEREKELREKLEGVGQLLIDGNSKLKSSVKSSDRAGINAAEVMIETASGLAQKLNAEISEIREKQRNVECQKRKLIEKSLGEVPMKKARVCASVPKQASKKKRKKKSNVKTTTAT from the coding sequence ATGCCCAAACATCAGAGAAAGTTTAATGACCGCTGGCTAGATGAAATAGATGGAAATGGCCATAAACTCAGGTTGTGGTGTTCCAAAGGGAAAACTGATACGACTGCATACTGTTTTGTGTGTAAAAAGACAATTCAGTGTGGGAATGCAGGATTTGCCCAAGTTCTTCAACATTCAGAGAAGAGTAAGACACACATTCGTCTTGCAAACATAGCATGCAGTGACAGTCAGACAAAGATAGCATTTAAAACCATTCATAATTCATCGTCCATAGAATCACAGGCTTCTTCAGAGGTATCAGAAATAATTCCTGTACCAGTGCGTAATATTTGTGTTACAAGCAAGAAGGATGATACTACTAAAGCAGAGATTATTTGGGCAGCCAAAACAGCTAATGACAACTACAGTTTCAGGTCAAGTGATGGTATCGGAGATACATTTAGAGCGATGTTCAGCAATCCTGAAACACTCGAAACTTTTTCAATGAGCAGAACAAAGTTGTCGTATGTAATTGGACATGGTTTTGGACCTGTTTTCAAAGAAGAGCTCATTTCTGACGTTAGAGCTTCACAGAGTCCCTTCAGTCTTCAGTACGACGAAACAACACAGTGTCAAGTTAAAAAGCAGATGGAGTTGCACATCCGATACTGGTCACCAGTCCACAATGAGGTGTGGATAAGGTATTACACATCACAATTTTTTGGACATGCTGAGGGTGCTACAGTTGCAAGTGCCATCATGTCCACATTTAGAAGCGACGACGTGCCCCTTACTCAACTGTTAACACTAGGGAGTGATGGACCTAATGTTAACAAGACCATCTGGAGAGAAATGGAACAGAAAATTCGCGAGGTTTACCCTGGTTTCCAAGGACTTGTGGATGTTGGAACATGCAACATTCACATTGTACACAACAGTTTTGGTAAGGGCTTGGACAAGTATGGAAAAGATGCTGAGCAATTCGTCATTGACTTGCACAGCCTTTTTAAATACTCAGCTGCTCGCCGAGAAGACTTCAGGAAGTTGCAGTTGAATCTGGATGTCGAGCTTAAGCTCTTTATAGAGCATAGTAGTCTTCGGTGGTTGTCCATTGGTCCAGCTGTTCGACGAATCTTGGAACAGTGGGAAGCCATTGTTCAGTTTGTTAAGTTCTTGGAAAGTGATCCAAAGAAAATACCCCAAAGTGCAGCGTTCAAACGCGTGCAAGCTACAGTGAAGAGGGCTGAAATTCTTGTACAACTGAAGTTCATTGCTTCTACTGTTACTCTCTTTGAGGCATTTATTTTGAACTTTCAGAATGATGAACCCAAGATTCACATTATTTATGAACAGATGGCAGATCTAATGAAGAAATTTCTTCTTCGATTCATGAAAGGGGAAAAGGTCGAGGCTATACGTGCGCACCAGTTGTCAACCCTTGATCTCGCACGTCACAGTCAACTCTCAGATGGAGATCTCGTGATAGGAGAACCAACCAGACAGGAACTTAACAAACTCAAGGAAGATCAACAAAAGGCTCAGCTGTTGGGGATCCGTGCCTTTTTTACAGCTGTTGCCGCCTTTCTACAGACCAGGCTTCCATTTGAGAACAAACTCTTGAGATTTCTCTCTTGCTTAAATCCTGACAGAAGGTCAGATGCAAGTTTAAGAGCCATTGAATTTGTTGCTAGTAAACTTAGAACACCAGCTGCAGATATCGCAAGTGTATCTGATGAATGGAGATTGTACATTCATGATGAAGAGATCAGGAAACCTGAGAAAGGCACAAGGGTTGATCATTACTGGCGCGACATCTTTCAACTGCAGACAGCAAATGGAAACCTGAGATACCCTCTGCTGACAACAATTGTGAAGGCAGCCTTGGTGCTGCCACGTGGAAATTCAGATGTCGAAAGAGGGATTTCAGTAAACAGCAGAATGTTGACATCTGAAAGAAACAAACTGTCAGAAGAAACTATTAATGGGCTGCGTAATACCAAGGACATGGTCAAGTTCTCTGACCCACAATCGCACAGGCCAGAAAGAGTCCCTGTTACTAAGAAGTTGTTGAGCTCTGTTAGATCTGCACATGCGGCCTACAGACAGAAAtgtgaaaaagagaaagaagagaatgAAAGGAGAAggaaggaaaaagagaaagaagaggcaGAAATTGCTAGGCGACAGAAAGAAATGGATGCTTTGAAGGCCAAGAATGCATCACTCCTTGAAAAGGAAACAGCCCTTAACGAAAGAGAGAAGGAGCTAAGAGAAAAGCTGGAAGGAGTTGGCCAACTCCTTATCGACGGAAACAGCAAGCTGAAGAGTTCAGTCAAAAGCAGTGATAGAGCTGGCATAAATGCAGCGGAAGTCATGATAGAAACTGCTTCAGGGTTAGCACAGAAGCTTAATGCAGAGATATCTGAGATAAGAGAGAAGCAGAGAAATGTCGAGTGTCAAAAGCGGAAGCTTATTGAAAAAAGCTTAGGAGAAGTTCCTATGAAGAAGGCCAGGGTGTGTGCCTCGGTACCAAAGCAAGCAtcaaagaagaagagaaaaaagaaatccaatGTTAAGACAACCACAGCGACCTAA